A genomic window from Glycine soja cultivar W05 chromosome 10, ASM419377v2, whole genome shotgun sequence includes:
- the LOC114370464 gene encoding 60S ribosomal protein L23, translated as MSKRGRGGSAGNKFRMSLGLPVAATVNCADNTGAKNLYIISVKGIKGRLNRLPSACVGDMVMATVKKGKPDLRKKVLPAVIVRQRKPWRRKDGVYMYFEDNAGVIVNPKGEMKGSAITGPIGKECADLWPRIASAANAIV; from the exons atgtCGAAGCGTGGTCGTGGTGGTTCGGCGGGGAACAAGTTCCGCATGTCGCTGGGTCTTCCAGTGGCGGCGACGGTGAACTGCGCCGACAACACGGGGGCGAAGAACCTCTACATCATTTCGGTGAAAGGGATCAAAGGCCGTTTGAACCGTCTTCCCTCGGCCTGCGTTGGCGACATGGTGATGGCCACCGTGAAGAAGGGAAAACCCGATCTGAGGAAGAAGGTCTTGCCAGCTGTCATCGTTCGCCAGCGCAAGCCATGGCGCCGAAAGGACGGCGTCTACATGTACTTCGAAG ATAATGCTGGTGTTATTGTCAATCCCAAGGGAGAAATGAAAG GTTCTGCTATCACTGGTCCCATTGGAAAAGAGTGTGCTGATTTGTGGCCTAGGATTGCAAGTGCAGCTAACGCCATCGTTTGA
- the LOC114369393 gene encoding uncharacterized protein LOC114369393, producing MASCTCSSSLLLVNPPPSTSRHHAIRRNLRMSLNNNDSKLNPSSLLNSVTKLLWGQSLPPGLLVATVRTAWNSTWHLMMSQLAPSDSSGGYSRPASKFRFSSTTPSQGSSLHLYVGLACPWAHRTLIVRALKGLEDAVPVSVASPGLDGSWEFKRAGGPDTNTIAPSLDRANGCNTLKEVYRLRRGGYDGRSTVPMLWDKGSKDVVCNESYDIIHLFNSELNSVAQNPGLDLSPPQLKKQIEEWYQIIYPNVNNGVYRCGFAQSQEAYDRAVNDLFSTLDKLEDHLANSRYLCGDTLTLVDICLFTTLIRFDLAYNVLFKCTKKKLCEYTNLHAYMRDIYQIPKVAATCNFTEIMDGYYKILFPLNPGSIRPAMPSTSEHESLCRPHGRESLSSATLAFVK from the exons ATGGCGTCGTGCACTTGTTCTTCTTCCCTTCTCCTTGTGAATCCTCCGCCGAGCACTTCCCGCCACCACGCGATCCGCCGAAACCTGAGAATGTCCCTTAACAACAACGATTCAAAGCTGAACCCTTCTTCTCTGCTGAATTCCGTCACCAAATTACTATGGGGCCAATCGCTCCCGCCGGGGCTCCTCGTCGCCACCGTCCGCACCGCCTGGAACTCCACGTGGCACCTCATGATGTCGCAGCTCGCCCCCTCCGACTCCTCAGGCGGCTACTCCCGCCCCGCCTCCAAATTCCGCTTCTCCTCAACCACCCCTTCCCAGGGCAGCAGCCTCCACCTCTACGTGGGCCTGGCATGCCCATGGGCCCACCGCACCCTCATAGTGCGCGCGCTGAAGGGCCTGGAAGACGCCGTGCCCGTCTCGGTGGCGTCGCCGGGCCTCGACGGCTCCTGGGAGTTCAAACGGGCCGGTGGGCCCGACACAAATACAATTGCTCCGAGTTTGGATAGAGCGAATGGATGCAACACGTTGAAGGAAGTTTATAGGCTTCGGAGAGGTGGGTACGATGGAAGATCCACAGTTCCAATGCTATGGGATAAGGGTTCTAAAGACGTTGTCTGCAACGAGAGCTACGATATAATTCACTTGTTCAATTCCGAATTAAACAGCGTAGCTCAAAACCCAGGGTTGGATCTCTCACCCCCTCAATTGAAGAAACAGATTGAGGAATGGTATCAAATCATATATCCAAATGTTAACAACGGAGTTTATAG GTGTGGATTTGCGCAGAGTCAAGAAGCTTATGATAGAGCGGTGAATGACTTGTTTTCTACATTGGACAAGTTGGAGGATCACTTGGCTAATTCCCGTTACTTATGTGGAGACACATTGACTCTTGTGGATATTTGCTTATTTACTACTCTGATTAGGTTTGATCTTGCGTATAACGTTCTTTTTAAATGCACTAAGAAGAAGCTGTGTGAGTATACCAATCTACATGCCTACATGCGTGACATTTATCAG ATTCCGAAGGTGGCAGCTACTTGCAATTTTACTGAGATTATGGATGGTTACTACAAAATCCTTTTTCCTCTGAATCCAGGGAGCATTAGACCCGCTATGCCTTCTACTTCTGAGCATGAAAGCCTTTGCAGGCCTCATGGAAGGGAATCACTGTCATCAGCTACACTAGCATTTGTAAAATAG
- the LOC114370305 gene encoding probable inactive histone-lysine N-methyltransferase SUVR2 isoform X1, with the protein MVPTPSQKERALAACRAMSSLGIDDLRVKSVLKKLLKVYEKNWELIEAENYRVLADAIFEDDDKMVPELKKKSQAANVHNARHSLSSSLQNNQEAETECEEAQMHIETARPLKRLRLQGQESQPLHPLANSAPSPPSKRLKLDDNASSRKKLQNKPVSSDGNPRIEACSLPPQDCIVDKGKQPASPEVYHRGRRLTSERVSQSIPSREPTVEPGRFLLPNNQMPHTQTPIIPKDEPIDEMPDYEMPIAVIPPESSSVRNWSIKNGVAGKHSGRATVASSQSRDGVVDEDVIRTSNGERTCDVEIASSTLGEVKLSLSCSPALWGSDFHMPSQDQLIEMMEDKCLQSYKITDPNFSVKNLLRDICDCMLEFRNDKSQEGSTIRSSVDVLKEPHAPDTLSVVGNKDLDRSSHFSNGSINVKSSDALVSPRSILPLAHPNGLSDAVLVSKMDGTNDFLQSNVRKDLEDPMSPNSQSLVFVPQHQLTVGDIRSFHDANDLTKGEENVEIPWVNETTSDFAPSFNYIPQNLVFQDAYVNISLSRIGGEDCCSTCMGNCVLSTTCACANKTGGKFAYNTEGLLKEEFLEECIAISRNPQQHFYYCKNCPLERSKNDGCLEPCKGHLKRKFIKECWSKCGCGKQCGNRVIQRGITYNLQAFFTSEGKGWGLRTLEDLPKGAFVCEFVGEILSIKELHERSMKCTENGKYTYPVLLDANWDSGYVKDEEALCLDAASFGNTARFINHRCSDANLIEIPVEVEDPGHYYYHFAFFTSRKIAAQEELTWDYGIDFDDHDHPVKLFQCRCGSKFCRNMKRSSRSFRSSSIAG; encoded by the exons ATGGTGCCAACGCCGAGTCAAAAAGAAAGAGCACTTGCGGCATGTCGTGCTATGTCAAGTCTTGGAATTGATGATTTGAGAGTGAAATCAGTGTTAAAGAAACTCCTCAAAGTGTATGAAAAAAATTGGGAACTTATTGAGGCAGAGAACTATAGAGTTCTAGCAGATGCTATATTTGAGGATGACGATAAAATG GTGCCCGAACTGAAAAAGAAAAGCCAGGCAGCCAATGTACATAACGCTCGTCATTCTTTGTCTTCTTCCCTTCAAAACAACCAGGAAGCAGAGACAGAGTGTGAAGAGGCTCAGATGCATATTGAAACAGCCCGACCTTTGAAAAGGTTGCGATTACAAGGCCAAGAGAGTCAGCCTTTGCATCCTCTGGCTAACAGTGCCCCCAGCCCTCCATCAAAAAGACTTAAATTAGATGATAATGCATCTTCTAGGAAGAAGCTTCAAAACAAACCAGTGTCTTCTGATGGGAATCCAAGGATTGAAGCATGTTCACTTCCACCACAAGATTGCATTGTTGATAAGGGAAAGCAACCTGCATCACCCGAAGTTTATCATAGAGGAAGAAGACTTACATCTGAAAGAGTATCCCAATCTATACCGTCTAGAGAGCCAACAGTTGAACCTGGGAGATTTCTATTGCCAAACAACCAAATGCCCCATACTCAGACACCAATCATACCCAAGGACGAGCCTATTGATGAAATGCCTGATTACGAGATGCCCATTGCAGTGATTCCTCCTG AATCATCAAGTGTAAGGAACTGGTCAATTAAGAATGGTGTAGCTGGAAAACACAGTGGTCGTGCTACTGTGGCATCATCACAAAGCAGAGATGGAGTTGTAGATGAAGATGTTATTCGTACCTCAAATGGAGAAAGGACTTGTGATGTAGAGATAGCCTCATCAACTCTTGGAGAGGTAAAACTTTCTTTGAGCTGCAGCCCAGCTCTTTGGGGATCAGATTTTCATATGCCTAGTCAAGATCAACTTATAGAAATGATGGAGGATAAATGTCTGCAATCATATAAAATCACTGACCCAAATTTCTCTGTGAAGAATCTGTTGAGAGATATATGTGATTGCATGTTGGAATTCAGAAATGATAAGTCACAAGAGGGTTCTACGATAAGGTCCAGTGTTGATGTGTTGAAGGAACCACATGCACCTGACACACTGAGTGTGGTAGGAAATAAAGATTTGGACAgatcttctcacttttcaaaCGGATCCATCAATGTTAAGTCTTCTGATGCTTTGGTTTCTCCCCGAAGTATCCTTCCTCTAGCCCACCCGAATGGTCTGAGTGATGCTGTACTGGTTTCCAAGATGGACGGAACAAATGATTTTTTGCAAAGTAATGTCAGAAAGGATCTGGAAGATCCTATGTCTCCAAATTCACAAAGTTTAGTGTTTGTTCCACAGCATCAGCTTACAGTTGGTGATATAAGGTCTTTTCATGATGCTAATGACCTtacaaaaggagaagaaaatgtTGAAATTCCATGGGTGAACGAAACTACTAGTGATTTCGCACCATCTTTTAACTACATACCCCAAAACCTTGTGTTCCAAGATGCTTATGTTAATATTTCTCTATCACGTATTGGTGGTGAGGATTGTTGTTCAACTTGTATGGGCAATTGTGTCTTGTCTACTACCTGTGCTTGTGCAAATAAAACTGGTGGTAAATTTGCATACAATACTGAGGGCCTACTGAAGGAAGAATTCTTGGAAGAGTGCATTGCAATCAGTCGCAACCCTCAACAACATTTCTACTATTGCAAAAATTGTCCACTTGAAAGATCCAAGAATGATGGTTGTTTAGAACCGTGTAAAGGACACTTAAAGAGGAAGTTTATTAAAGAATGTTGGAGCAAATGTGGTTGTGGGAAACAGTGTGGAAATCGGGTTATCCAGCGAGGAATAACTTACAATTTGCAG GCATTTTTTACTTCAGAAGGAAAAGGATGGGGTCTTCGTACCTTAGAGGACCTGCCAAAAGGTGCATTTGTGTGCGAGTTTGTTGGAGAAATATTATCCATTAAAGAGTTGCATGAGAGGAGCATGAAATGCACTGAAAATGGGAAATATACATACCCAGTTCTACTGGATGCAAATTGGGATTCAGGATATGTGAAGGACGAAGAAGCTTTATGCTTGGATGCAGCTTCTTTTGGAAACACTGCTAGGTTTATCAATCACAG ATGTTCTGATGCAAACTTGATTGAGATCCCTGTTGAAGTTGAGGATCCTGGTCATTATTACTATCAC TTTGCCTTTTTCACTTCAAGAAAAATAGCAGCGCAGGAGGAGCTAACATGG GATTATGGCATTGACTTTGATGACCATGATCATCCTGTCAAGCTGTTCCAGTGCAGATGTGGCAGTAAATTCTGCAGGAACATGAAGAGATCAAGCA GATCTTTTAGATCTTCGTCAATTGCAGGATGA
- the LOC114370305 gene encoding probable inactive histone-lysine N-methyltransferase SUVR2 isoform X2: MVPTPSQKERALAACRAMSSLGIDDLRVKSVLKKLLKVYEKNWELIEAENYRVLADAIFEDDDKMVPELKKKSQAANVHNARHSLSSSLQNNQEAETECEEAQMHIETARPLKRLRLQGQESQPLHPLANSAPSPPSKRLKLDDNASSRKKLQNKPVSSDGNPRIEACSLPPQDCIVDKGKQPASPEVYHRGRRLTSERVSQSIPSREPTVEPGRFLLPNNQMPHTQTPIIPKDEPIDEMPDYEMPIAVIPPESSSVRNWSIKNGVAGKHSGRATVASSQSRDGVVDEDVIRTSNGERTCDVEIASSTLGEVKLSLSCSPALWGSDFHMPSQDQLIEMMEDKCLQSYKITDPNFSVKNLLRDICDCMLEFRNDKSQEGSTIRSSVDVLKEPHAPDTLSVVGNKDLDRSSHFSNGSINVKSSDALVSPRSILPLAHPNGLSDAVLVSKMDGTNDFLQSNVRKDLEDPMSPNSQSLVFVPQHQLTVGDIRSFHDANDLTKGEENVEIPWVNETTSDFAPSFNYIPQNLVFQDAYVNISLSRIGGEDCCSTCMGNCVLSTTCACANKTGGKFAYNTEGLLKEEFLEECIAISRNPQQHFYYCKNCPLERSKNDGCLEPCKGHLKRKFIKECWSKCGCGKQCGNRVIQRGITYNLQKEKDGVFVP; this comes from the exons ATGGTGCCAACGCCGAGTCAAAAAGAAAGAGCACTTGCGGCATGTCGTGCTATGTCAAGTCTTGGAATTGATGATTTGAGAGTGAAATCAGTGTTAAAGAAACTCCTCAAAGTGTATGAAAAAAATTGGGAACTTATTGAGGCAGAGAACTATAGAGTTCTAGCAGATGCTATATTTGAGGATGACGATAAAATG GTGCCCGAACTGAAAAAGAAAAGCCAGGCAGCCAATGTACATAACGCTCGTCATTCTTTGTCTTCTTCCCTTCAAAACAACCAGGAAGCAGAGACAGAGTGTGAAGAGGCTCAGATGCATATTGAAACAGCCCGACCTTTGAAAAGGTTGCGATTACAAGGCCAAGAGAGTCAGCCTTTGCATCCTCTGGCTAACAGTGCCCCCAGCCCTCCATCAAAAAGACTTAAATTAGATGATAATGCATCTTCTAGGAAGAAGCTTCAAAACAAACCAGTGTCTTCTGATGGGAATCCAAGGATTGAAGCATGTTCACTTCCACCACAAGATTGCATTGTTGATAAGGGAAAGCAACCTGCATCACCCGAAGTTTATCATAGAGGAAGAAGACTTACATCTGAAAGAGTATCCCAATCTATACCGTCTAGAGAGCCAACAGTTGAACCTGGGAGATTTCTATTGCCAAACAACCAAATGCCCCATACTCAGACACCAATCATACCCAAGGACGAGCCTATTGATGAAATGCCTGATTACGAGATGCCCATTGCAGTGATTCCTCCTG AATCATCAAGTGTAAGGAACTGGTCAATTAAGAATGGTGTAGCTGGAAAACACAGTGGTCGTGCTACTGTGGCATCATCACAAAGCAGAGATGGAGTTGTAGATGAAGATGTTATTCGTACCTCAAATGGAGAAAGGACTTGTGATGTAGAGATAGCCTCATCAACTCTTGGAGAGGTAAAACTTTCTTTGAGCTGCAGCCCAGCTCTTTGGGGATCAGATTTTCATATGCCTAGTCAAGATCAACTTATAGAAATGATGGAGGATAAATGTCTGCAATCATATAAAATCACTGACCCAAATTTCTCTGTGAAGAATCTGTTGAGAGATATATGTGATTGCATGTTGGAATTCAGAAATGATAAGTCACAAGAGGGTTCTACGATAAGGTCCAGTGTTGATGTGTTGAAGGAACCACATGCACCTGACACACTGAGTGTGGTAGGAAATAAAGATTTGGACAgatcttctcacttttcaaaCGGATCCATCAATGTTAAGTCTTCTGATGCTTTGGTTTCTCCCCGAAGTATCCTTCCTCTAGCCCACCCGAATGGTCTGAGTGATGCTGTACTGGTTTCCAAGATGGACGGAACAAATGATTTTTTGCAAAGTAATGTCAGAAAGGATCTGGAAGATCCTATGTCTCCAAATTCACAAAGTTTAGTGTTTGTTCCACAGCATCAGCTTACAGTTGGTGATATAAGGTCTTTTCATGATGCTAATGACCTtacaaaaggagaagaaaatgtTGAAATTCCATGGGTGAACGAAACTACTAGTGATTTCGCACCATCTTTTAACTACATACCCCAAAACCTTGTGTTCCAAGATGCTTATGTTAATATTTCTCTATCACGTATTGGTGGTGAGGATTGTTGTTCAACTTGTATGGGCAATTGTGTCTTGTCTACTACCTGTGCTTGTGCAAATAAAACTGGTGGTAAATTTGCATACAATACTGAGGGCCTACTGAAGGAAGAATTCTTGGAAGAGTGCATTGCAATCAGTCGCAACCCTCAACAACATTTCTACTATTGCAAAAATTGTCCACTTGAAAGATCCAAGAATGATGGTTGTTTAGAACCGTGTAAAGGACACTTAAAGAGGAAGTTTATTAAAGAATGTTGGAGCAAATGTGGTTGTGGGAAACAGTGTGGAAATCGGGTTATCCAGCGAGGAATAACTTACAATTTGCAG AAGGAAAAGGATGGGGTCTTCGTACCTTAG